The Mus caroli chromosome 1, CAROLI_EIJ_v1.1, whole genome shotgun sequence genome has a window encoding:
- the LOC110302665 gene encoding 60S ribosomal protein L36a-like yields MVNVPKTRRTFCKKCGKHQPHKVTQYKKGKDSLYAQGKRRYDRKQSGYGGQTKPIFRKKAKTTKKIVLRLECVEPNCRSKRMLAIKRFEHFELGGDKKRKGQVIQF; encoded by the coding sequence ATGGTGAACGTGCCTAAAACGCGCCGGACATTCTGCAAGAAATGTGGGAAGCACCAACCCCACAAGGTGACACAGTACAAGAAGGGCAAGGATTCTTTGTATGCCCAGGGAAAGCGGCGTTATGACAGGAAACAGAGTGGCTATGGTGGGCAGACTAAGCCTATTTTCCGCAAAAAGGCTAAAACTACAAAGAAGATTGTACTGAGACTGGAGTGTGTTGAGCCCAACTGCAGATCTAAGAGGATGCTGGCTATTAAGAGATTCGAGCATTTTGAATTGGGAGGCGACAAGAAGAGAAAGGGCCAAGTGATCCAGTTCTAA